A window of Phocoena phocoena chromosome 6, mPhoPho1.1, whole genome shotgun sequence contains these coding sequences:
- the NKX3-1 gene encoding homeobox protein Nkx-3.1 isoform X2, translating to MLRTPEPRPGKAEQPAETEPDRHFETYLLDCENTRDALPSLPPAPKQPQKRSRAAFSHNQVVELERKFSHQKYLSAPERAHLAKSLKLTETQVKIWFQNRRYKTKRKQLTSDLGDLEKHPSLPALKEEGFSRGSLISMHNTYPCYPYLYCLAGWSPAFW from the exons ATGCTTCGGACTCCCGAGCCGCGGCCCGGGAAG GCAGAGCAGCCGGCGGAGACCGAGCCAG ATAGGCACTTTGAGACTTATCTGTTGGACTGTGAAAACACTCGGGACGCCTTACCgagcctgcccccagcccccaagcaGCCACAGAAGCGCTCCCGGGCCGCCTTCTCGCACAATCAGGTCGTTGAGTTGGAGAGGAAGTTCAGTCACCAGAAGTATCTGTCAGCTCCCGAAAGGGCTCACCTGGCCAAGAGCCTCAAGCTCACAGAGACCCAAGTGAAAATATGGTTCCAGAACAGACGCTATAAGACCAAGCGGAAGCAGCTCACCTCAGACCTGGGAGACCTGGAGAAGCATCCTTCCTTGCCAGCTCTGAAAGAGGAGGGCTTCTCGCGGGGCTCCCTCATCTCCATGCATAACACCTACCCTTGCTACCCCTACCTTTACTGCTTGGCAGGCTGGAGCCCAGCTTTCTGGTAA
- the NKX3-1 gene encoding homeobox protein Nkx-3.1 isoform X1 — MLRTPEPRPGKAGAASCSPRAAPPTQSKPLTSFLIQDILREGADRRGGHAGSPQPPRQPDRRRDPEPEPEGGRGGAGAPEGQPRARPRAARGEAEQPAETEPDRHFETYLLDCENTRDALPSLPPAPKQPQKRSRAAFSHNQVVELERKFSHQKYLSAPERAHLAKSLKLTETQVKIWFQNRRYKTKRKQLTSDLGDLEKHPSLPALKEEGFSRGSLISMHNTYPCYPYLYCLAGWSPAFW, encoded by the exons ATGCTTCGGACTCCCGAGCCGCGGCCCGGGAAGGCGGGGGCAGCTAGCTGCAGCCCCCGGGCCGCGCCGCCCACCCAGTCCAAGCCGCTCACCTCCTTCCTCATCCAGGACATCCTTCGGGAAGGCGCTGATCGGCGCGGAGGTCACGCGGGCAGCCCGCAGCCCCCGCGCCAGCCTGACCGGAGGCGAGACCCTGAGCCGGAGCccgagggaggaagaggaggcgcCGGGGCGCCGGAGGGCCAGCCGAGAGCCCGGCCCCGCGCTGCGCGCGGGGAGGCAGAGCAGCCGGCGGAGACCGAGCCAG ATAGGCACTTTGAGACTTATCTGTTGGACTGTGAAAACACTCGGGACGCCTTACCgagcctgcccccagcccccaagcaGCCACAGAAGCGCTCCCGGGCCGCCTTCTCGCACAATCAGGTCGTTGAGTTGGAGAGGAAGTTCAGTCACCAGAAGTATCTGTCAGCTCCCGAAAGGGCTCACCTGGCCAAGAGCCTCAAGCTCACAGAGACCCAAGTGAAAATATGGTTCCAGAACAGACGCTATAAGACCAAGCGGAAGCAGCTCACCTCAGACCTGGGAGACCTGGAGAAGCATCCTTCCTTGCCAGCTCTGAAAGAGGAGGGCTTCTCGCGGGGCTCCCTCATCTCCATGCATAACACCTACCCTTGCTACCCCTACCTTTACTGCTTGGCAGGCTGGAGCCCAGCTTTCTGGTAA